From the genome of Desulfovibrio aminophilus DSM 12254:
AGAGCGTTGTCGCAGTGGACCGGAAGCCGTGGCCTGTCACTTGGTCGGTCGAGTAGCCCATGTAGCGCAGGGCCGCGTTGACCGTGTTCTCACTCATCGGTTTGGCCGAGGACCGGACGCCGGGGAAGACATACTTGCCCTTGCCGGTCAGGGGGTGAAGCTCCCGTAGGACCGCGACGGCCTGCCGGGACAGGGGCACGATATGCTGCGTCCGCATCTTCATTTTCTCGGCCGGGATGCGCCATTCTGCCGCTTCAAGGTCAACCTCGGACCACTCGGCATGGCGGAGTTCCCCAGGCCGAACAAAGAGCAGGGGGGCCAGCCGTAGGGCACAGCGGACCACGTGGGAGCCCTGGTAGGCGTCGATGGTCCGCAGGAGTTCCCCGAGTTCCTTGGGGTCGGTGATGCTCGGGTGATGCTTTTCCTTGGTGGGGGTCAGGGCTCCCCGAAGATCGCCCGAAGGATCGCGCTCCGCCTTGCCGCAGGCCACGGCGTAGCGGAAGACCTGCCCGCAGTTCTGCAAGGCCCGATGCGCCGTCTCAATGGCCCCTCGGGCCTCGATGCGGCGCATGACCGTCAGAAGTTCCGGGGCGTTGATTTCGTGAATAGGCCGTGATCCGATGAAG
Proteins encoded in this window:
- a CDS encoding tyrosine-type recombinase/integrase, with the translated sequence MALTNVAVQGAKPKAKRYILKDERGLYLEVAPSGGKWWRLRYWLAGRENRLSLGTFPEVSLAQARERRDEARKLLAQGIDPSAARKERAEAQAGGETFEAVASEWFERFRKKWTAPHAGRILTRLRKDVFPFIGSRPIHEINAPELLTVMRRIEARGAIETAHRALQNCGQVFRYAVACGKAERDPSGDLRGALTPTKEKHHPSITDPKELGELLRTIDAYQGSHVVRCALRLAPLLFVRPGELRHAEWSEVDLEAAEWRIPAEKMKMRTQHIVPLSRQAVAVLRELHPLTGKGKYVFPGVRSSAKPMSENTVNAALRYMGYSTDQVTGHGFRSTATTLLNEQGWNPDAIERQLSHAERNKVRAAYNFAEFLPERRRMMQAWADFLDGLRQGGKVIPIRAASGE